The Candidatus Manganitrophaceae bacterium genome has a segment encoding these proteins:
- a CDS encoding acyl carrier protein: MLTETNTRIYEIIAKQLEIEVAAVRPTASLVDDLGADSIDLVEIFMAIEEAFDIEIHG, translated from the coding sequence ATGTTGACAGAAACGAATACACGAATATACGAAATAATTGCAAAGCAACTTGAAATTGAAGTAGCCGCTGTAAGACCGACCGCCTCCTTGGTGGACGACCTGGGGGCGGACTCAATCGATCTCGTCGAGATCTTTATGGCGATTGAGGAAGCATTCGATATCGAGATTCATGGGG